The Myxococcales bacterium genome includes the window TGACTGGTCGGGCGCGGTGGAACATTCGCCGCGCCCTTCTGATTTCAGGCGGTTCCCGACCGGTTTTGCTTTGACCTTTCCCTAAAAAAGTCAGATAATTTTGCCATCTCAAGCAAAATCCGAATTTTAGAGAGGAGTGGGCAGATGAATCCAAGGTATTTGTGGATACTAACGATTTTTGCGCTCTTCTTCGCCGCGATCGCGCTCAATTGCTCCAGTTCGGGCGATGACGACGACAATGACGATAACGACGACAACAACGACGGCGCCGACGACGACACCTCGGACGACGATGCCGGGACCGACGACGACGACAACGACGATAACGACAATGACACCGGCGATGACGACGACAATGACGACGCCTCGCCCGGCTCCGGCGATCTGATCCAGAACGGCGGATTCGAGACCGGCGACACCACCAACTGGGACGGCGAATGGCCCTACGACCAGTTGGTCTATTCCGAAAACCCCGACGACGACACCTCGCCCGACGACGACGAATGGTACGTGACGCCGCACAGCGGCGCTTACGCGGCCTGGTTCGGCCAGACCTTCCAGCAGCATACCGCCTGGTTGGGACAAACGGTGTCGATTCCCGAATCGCTGTCCGCCGGAACGATCGACTTCTGGTACTACATGTCCAAGTTCGGTTCCTGCACGTTTACCTTCACCGCCCGGGTCGTCGAGGCGGCCAATCCCGACAACACGTTGATCGACTTGGGCACCTGGACCGAGGCGGACGCCGCGTTCCTCGCCAAATACAAGGAACTGAACCGCGTGCTGACCACCGATGAAATGTCGGCGCTGCAAGGCGAGAATGCCGTCCTGCGCTTCGATTACACGGGATCGGGCGCCTTGATTTCGGCCTGCTATATTTACCTGGACGACGTCAGCCTCCAGGCGACCTGGTAATAAACAAACCGGCACCGACGAACGGGGAGAACACCGCATGGTTTTCTCCCCGTTTTCTTTCTCGTCAAGACTTTTTATTCCTGCGAAGACCGATTCATCGAAATCAAAGCCCAGTTGCCGGAGCCGGATTGCGCCTGACGTTCGGTCGCGCGCCTGCCGCCTTTTGACCTTTACCGGAAAATTTCCGATAATCCCCTCGTCTCACCTACCAACGGAAGAAAAGAGGAGTGCGCCGATGAATCCAAGATATTTGTGGATGCTGGCTGTTTTTGCGCTCATTTTCCCGCTGCTTGCGCTGGGTTGCGCTAGTTCGGACGACGATGACGACGACAGCAACAACCTGCCCCCTTATGGGGACGACGACGATAACGACGATACCGCCGATGACGACGACGACAACGACGACAACGATGACAACGACGACAACGACGACAACGACGACAACGACGACGACACCACGCCGCCCGACAACGATACCGAGTACGATCCGCTGTCCTGCGCCCTGCCCGATCCGGAAGGCATCGGCAACGATTTGACGATTGGCGGCGGCCCGGTGACCACGACGATCACCGTGTACGTTTACGACGACAAGACCTGCGCACCGCTCGAAAACGCCTCGGTTATTTACGGCGGCGCCCACCTGACGGATGCCGACGGCAAGGTGGTCCTGACGGTGGCCAAGGATCAGGCGCTGGTCAGCGCGTACAAAACCGGCTATCAGTCCTGGTCCTATCAGGCCGATGCCGCGGTGATGTATTTCCGCCTGCGGCCCTCGACCTACGGTTACACCTACAACAACACCACCCAGGGCGTTTATACGCTGGACGACACGCCGCTCGCCCTGGACAACCCGACGATCAACAACCTCGGCGAGCTGATCGGCCTGATCAACAACCCGCTCTACATCGGCATCACCCTGCCGAATTTCTCGCGCCAGACCTGGTTGCAGACCGATCTCTCCGGTGTGCTGACCGAGCAGACCTACCAGATCGACATCGATCTGCCCGACGCCGGGTATTACCTGCTTCTCTATCACAACGTGTTCCTGCCGGAACTGGACATCAACAACGTCATGGGCATCACGGTCGCCTGCCCGGATCATCCCTATTACCAGATGCCGATTCGCTCCGACGCGACCGAGCTGCCGTACGCCGGGATCGTCGGCGAACTCGACCTGGGCGCGATTCTCGACCTGCAGACCCTGACCGACCTGCTGACCGCGATCATCAACGGCGAGGACATCACCACCGTGCTGTTGACGCTCGTCGGGCCGCTGCTGCAGGACGGCTTCACCCTGCCCTACGTCGGCGCCGAACCCGCCTGGGATACGACCGGCGCGCCGGACCTGGCCATGGTGGAAGTCGGGGCCGAGAAAGAATCGTTCGACGTCACGATCACCAATCCGGACGCCGGGGCGGATTATCTCGGCGCATTGATTGCCGAGATTCCCAATCGGACGCTCATTCCGATGGATCTCAACCTCGCCGACGCCGGCTCGCTGACGCTGGATTACGCCGACATCACCGATGCCGATTACGCCCTGACCATGGTAAAGACCAACTTCCTGGATTCCACCTTCGAATCCAGCGATTTCTCCCTCGCGCTTAAATACGGTTGGTTCGCCGACACCTGGGCCGACGGCGCGACCTTTGACGATGCCGATTTCCTGCCCTACTTCGACAGCGCGAATACCAGCTACACCCCCGGCACGCACACCGTGGCTTGGGAAATGGAAGGCGGCAAGGCGACGCCCGACCTGTACTACGTCTACATCCTGCCGGCCTGCATCGATTCCGGTTGTCCTACGATCATGGCCGTGGTGCCCGGCACCGCCACCGGCTTTACGGTGCCGTCCGAAATTTCCTACACCGGTTCGGCGGAAGACATCGTGGTTGTCGCGGCGATCGACCTGCCCGACGGCGTGACCATCGACGAGTACAACCCGACCAAGTTCCTCGGCTACGACAACTCGGCCATCTCGATCTGGATGAACTACAACCTGGTCGACCTGCTGATGTACCTCTTCGATCAAAACGTCGTGAAAAAATAAAAACGGCGCGGTTGGACGAGCCCGCCCCCCGCAAGGGGCGGGCTTTTTTATCGATCATTCCGGCCCTACAATACGGCCGAATTTCTCCTGATCCGGACGGAGGTGAACGGTAATGAAGCGCCTGGCGCAAATCCTGGTGATCGCCCTCCTGCCGCTGCTCGGCTGGACCTTCGCGGCGCGCGCGGAAAACGAATACCCGCTCATCTCGACCGACCTTTATCTGCAGATGCTTTACGTCAAACAGGAAAATTTCCGCGTGGAAAACGGCATTTTCGGCAGCTCGTACGCCGAAGCCGGCGGCAACTTCAACAGCCAACTCGACCAGGAAGCCTATCGCAACCTTTTTGAAAGCTGTTTTCGCCTGGGCACGACCCTGTCGTTCGCGGATCACATCAAGGGCCGCTTCGCCATCGAGATCAATCCACGCGACGCCCGCGAACAAGGTTTCGGCGACGGCGCGGCCGACCTGGGCGTCAGTCGCACTTCCGTTTTGCGGCTGAAAAACTACTACCTGGAAGCCGAGCACGCCGTCGGCGGTTTTTTGGGTTATCGCGTCGGCCGGCAGAATTTCGACACGCCGCGCGCCCTGGTGGTCGGCAATGCGGACGCCGAAGGTCTGGCATTGTGGTATCGAGGCGCGGAGGTCGGTCAATTCCTGCTGGCCGGGGCGCTGCTCGACGCCCGCAATACGCGCGAACTGGAAGACCTGTATTCGCATTTCATTTATCAATTTCCGCCCAGCGGCGGCTTCACCGGATCGCTCTACCTCTCCAGCCTGCTCTATCGCGACCGCACTTCCGGCGAATACAACCTGCCGCCGGAAATTTCCCTGGGCGGCGGCAGCGACATCGGCAAATGGCTGATCGGCGTGGACCCGGTCGATCCGTCCAACGCCTCGATGTCCCGCGGGCAGCTTTATTGGGCGGGCGTCGAACTGGGCTATACCGATTCCGGGTTCGTCCTGGGCATCGACGCCGTCATGAACTTCGGCAACCTCGACCCCGGCTTCCGTTCTGAAGCCAACATCGACACCGTGCAAAGTTCGATGGCCATGCTGGACACCAATTACGGCCGCGGCTTCTGGCGCGTGGGCGCCGCGGGCGCTTACGTTTCCGGCCACGATCCCGATCCGAGCGCGAACCGCTACACCGGATTTCTGGACATCAACGCCAACTTCGGCTTCACCCGCTTCTTTTTCGACGGCGGCCCGTACATGGTCGCGCAAGGTTTCGCCTCGCCGGCGGTGCAAGGCAGCGGCCTTTTCGGCGGCAAGGTCTATACCGAAATGACGCCGTTGGATTGGCTGTCGATCAACCTGCAGGTGGCCGGGCTTTCCGCGCAGTACGACCGGCCGCAGTTGGCGAATAACGAGGATGGCGCCGTTTATAACTCGGTGGCCGACAACGCCGGCAGCTATTACGGGACGGAAGCGGATTTCTGGTTGGAATTTCGCCCGGCCAAGCAGCTTCATTGGCTGACCGAGGTGGATTATTTCCAACCCGGCAATTACTTCAAAGGCACCGCCGTCGACAAGAAGAATCCGACCGGCTTCCTGGAAAGTCCGGACCCGGCGTGGCGCATTTCCGGCGGTTTTTTATTTTATTAGCAGGGTGTTGAAAAACACCCGGCGTGTGATCCAGGGATGGATCGCCATTTTCGGCACCTTCCGAAGTTGCCGAAAATGAAGCGAAATAAAAACCACGCTTTTTATTGAGCGCGGTTGAAAAAGGCCAGGACGGCCTTTTTCAACAGCCTGTCAGACCGCGCGAACGCTCCGCTGCCGCTGCTATTTCCAACGCGCGAATGAATTCGTTTTTCCCGTCCGTGTAAGCCCGGCGATCGTGGCGAAAGCGTTTCGCCAGGTCTTCCTTCAAGCGCGCATAGGCGGCGCAGGCTTCTGGGTGAATCAACAAATAATCACGAAACAGCAAATGCCTTTGACGGAAATCGGAATCGGTCCGCACCAGGTGCACATGGCACGCCCATGGCTGTCGGCGGTAGAAAAACAGCCGCTCGGGAAGTGTTTCCTCGTACTCCGGGACATAGGCGTAACCCGCCGCGACTAAAGGAGAAATAATAGATGAGCGGTCGCTCATATCGCCGACACAGAGCAGAATGTCGATGATCGGTTTCGCGCTCAGACCCGGGACGGCCGTACTTCCGATATGTTCGATGGACGCGGCGCGCGATCCAAGAATAATGAGCAGTCGCTCACGTTCCGCCGTAAACCACATCGCCCATTCCGGATCGTACGGCACGATGAAAACCGGCTCGCGCTCCAGATCCGCGATCATCTTTCACATCACCCTTGCCGGCGGCTTCAACAACCGCAACCGGAATCGTCGTCGTCGTTGTCGTCATCGTCACCGGACGGGCCGGGGCTTTGATCGTCGTCGTGGCTGTCGTTGTCGTCGTCGTCATCGGCGTCCGGCGCGGCCGTATCGGTCACCGTGATGGTTTGATTGACGGGGATGTCTTCCAGCACTTCGGTGCTGCCGCCGGGGAAAGCCACCGTCAACCGGTCGACCACGGTCGCCTCGTTCAAGCCGAAGTGCGCAATCAAGTCGTCTTGGGTGGTGGTGCCGCTGCCGGCCTGGATTTCGCGCAAATAGGTTTTGCCGTTCGCCTCCAGGGTCAGGCGCGCGCCGATGGCCGCCCGGTTCGCCTTCTGCCCCACCGCCTTGACCTTTAGCCAGTTGCCGGCCGGAAAATCGTTGCGCCAGAGGCCGTAGGAGTACAAATCCAGGTCGCCGTCGCCGTCGTAATCGGCCCAGGCGCTGCCCCAGCCGTTGTCGACCAGAATGCCGCCCTGGTAGTTGTACAATTCGAAACGCAACGATCCTTCCTCGACGAGGCGGTTCAAATACAACTGGCTTTTGTAGCCCACGTAAACGTCGGTGATGTACAGGTCGAGGTCGCCGTCGTTGTCCACGTCGATCAGGTTCGGGTTGGAGTGGGTTTCGATGTAGCGGACGCCGACATCTCCGCGTACGTCGGCGAAGCCGAAGTCGGGCGCGCCGTTCGACAGCAGCACCTGGGTCTTATCGGAAAAATCGATGAACCGCGGATGCGCCAGGTTGGCGTCGACGACGTCGAAATCGCCGTCGAGGTCCAGGTCGCCCCAGGCCGAACCGATCGTGTGGCCGTAATAAACCGGATCGCCCGTGGTGTCGCCGGCCAACCCGCGTTCCTCGGCCTCGTTGACGAACTTGCCGCCGTCGCCCGGATTGACCCACAGGAAATTCGGATCGAGCCGGTAGTTGCTCACGTGGATGTCCGCGTCGCCGTCGTTGTCGAAGTCGATCCATTGCACGCCGCGCGCGCACTGGAACATGTCGTCCTTGAAACCCAGGTCGGCCGTGCGATCGACGAACGTCAGATCGCCATTGTTGCGGAAAAATTTGTCGAAGGGGCACGCGCCCAGGCTTTCCCGCTCGTAGGCGCCGGCGTAGACGTCCACGTAGCCGTCGCGGTCGTAGTCGCCCAGCCCGAGGCCCTCGGTCGATTCGTAATTCAGCAGTTCCTCGCCGCCGAAGGCCGTCAACGTGATGTCGGCAAAGGTGCCGTCGCCGTTGTTGCGCAGGATGTGGTTGTAATAGACCTCGTAGGCGGAAGTGGCCACGTAAATGTCCAGGTTGCCGTCGTTGTCGAAATCGGCCCACAGGCCGCCGCTGCCGGGCAGGCCCGCCAACCCGGCGGCCTCGGTTACGTCGGTGAAGGTACCGTCACCGTTGTTGCGATACAGCAGGCTGCCGGCGAGCAGCAGATCGGGATCGCCGTCGTTGTCGTAGTCGGCCCAGGCCGGCCGGGCGTTGGTGCGCGGCAACCCCGCGGCGTCGGTGTCATCCTGAAACGGCTTGTCGGCCGGGTCGATCTGGTCGTGATAGTCGACCACGGCGCGAATCATATAGGCGTAGGAGCCCGCGTCGGTGCCGGCGTAATACCAGGTGTCGTCGGCGACGCTGTAGTACTCGGTGCGGATTTCCGGAGTGATGGTGTCGGTGTCCAACGGCACCAGCGGTTCGCCGTCCTGCAGATGCACGATGCCGACATGGAAATTCCACCAGGGCTCGATTTCGATCGCCGCGGCGGAAACGTCGAACTCGTACCAGTCGACGCCCGGTGCGACGGACAGGGCGATCGGCGTGATCAGATCGCCGTCGAGGTCGAGGTTGTTGCCGCCGTACTCGCTCCAAAGATGCACTTCCGTATCGCCGCCGAGGTCGCCGCCGTCCAGTTGCAATTGCAGGCGCAGCAGCG containing:
- a CDS encoding GrpB family protein, which codes for MIADLEREPVFIVPYDPEWAMWFTAERERLLIILGSRAASIEHIGSTAVPGLSAKPIIDILLCVGDMSDRSSIISPLVAAGYAYVPEYEETLPERLFFYRRQPWACHVHLVRTDSDFRQRHLLFRDYLLIHPEACAAYARLKEDLAKRFRHDRRAYTDGKNEFIRALEIAAAAERSRGLTGC
- a CDS encoding CRTAC1 family protein; amino-acid sequence: MRLFTLAIGVIFLLLGASASADEVTIQYDDGTAEGQLQGLVTGDIEAFRLSTDHPATLLRLQLQLDGGDLGGDTEVHLWSEYGGNNLDLDGDLITPIALSVAPGVDWYEFDVSAAAIEIEPWWNFHVGIVHLQDGEPLVPLDTDTITPEIRTEYYSVADDTWYYAGTDAGSYAYMIRAVVDYHDQIDPADKPFQDDTDAAGLPRTNARPAWADYDNDGDPDLLLAGSLLYRNNGDGTFTDVTEAAGLAGLPGSGGLWADFDNDGNLDIYVATSAYEVYYNHILRNNGDGTFADITLTAFGGEELLNYESTEGLGLGDYDRDGYVDVYAGAYERESLGACPFDKFFRNNGDLTFVDRTADLGFKDDMFQCARGVQWIDFDNDGDADIHVSNYRLDPNFLWVNPGDGGKFVNEAEERGLAGDTTGDPVYYGHTIGSAWGDLDLDGDFDVVDANLAHPRFIDFSDKTQVLLSNGAPDFGFADVRGDVGVRYIETHSNPNLIDVDNDGDLDLYITDVYVGYKSQLYLNRLVEEGSLRFELYNYQGGILVDNGWGSAWADYDGDGDLDLYSYGLWRNDFPAGNWLKVKAVGQKANRAAIGARLTLEANGKTYLREIQAGSGTTTQDDLIAHFGLNEATVVDRLTVAFPGGSTEVLEDIPVNQTITVTDTAAPDADDDDDNDSHDDDQSPGPSGDDDDNDDDDSGCGC